The following are from one region of the Paenibacillus sp. JZ16 genome:
- a CDS encoding heavy metal translocating P-type ATPase — MGAGTMEQKKTSLQLTGMTCAACANRIEKGLSKMEGVQEANVNFALEKASVTFDPNVVSVQQMEEKIEKLGYGTAKETVDLQLIGMYCAACATKIEKVVSKMPGVNQANVNFALETARVEFNPAEVSLSDIQQRVEKLGYQAVSKQETLDQEGHRKEAITKQKRKLLLSAILSLPLLWAMVSHFSFTSWIWMPDLFMNPWFQLILATPVQFFIGKQFYVGAYKALRNKSANMDVLVALGTSAAYFYSLYLTIDWAAAGANAHHGPEMYYETSAVLITLVIMGKLFESLAKGRTSEAIKTLMGLQAKTALVVRDGQEMTIPVEQVLVGDLVLVKPGEKIPVDGKVVEGTSAVDESMLTGESIPVEKKAGDAVIGATINKNGRLTLEATKVGKETALAQIIKVVEEAQGSKAPIQRVADVISGIFVPIVVGIAIVAFLVWYFWVTPGNFAQSLEIAIAILVIACPCALGLATPTSIMAGSGRAAELGVLFKGGEHLESTHKINTIILDKTGTVTKGKPELTDVEVHNFDQELFLRLVGSAEKSSEHPLAEAIVAGIEAKGTRLPAAEYFEAIPGYGIRASVEGHEVLVGTRKLMAQHNVPIDSILGRMSELETEGKTAMLTAVDGQYAGLVAVADTIKETSRAAVARLKEMGIEVIMITGDNERTAQAIAKQVGIDHVRAEVLPEGKADEVKKLQQQGKKVAMVGDGINDAPALAVADIGMAIGTGTDVAMEAADVTLMKGDLNSIPDAIYMSRKTMSNIRQNLFWALGYNSLGIPIAAIGLLAPWVAGAAMALSSVSVVLNALRLQRMKV; from the coding sequence ATGGGAGCAGGAACAATGGAACAGAAGAAAACGTCGCTGCAGTTAACGGGTATGACATGTGCCGCCTGTGCGAATCGGATTGAGAAGGGTCTAAGTAAAATGGAGGGCGTCCAGGAAGCGAATGTGAATTTTGCGCTGGAAAAAGCGTCGGTTACATTTGATCCGAATGTGGTTTCCGTCCAGCAGATGGAAGAGAAAATTGAAAAGCTGGGTTACGGAACGGCAAAGGAAACCGTGGACCTGCAGCTGATTGGCATGTACTGCGCCGCCTGTGCTACGAAAATCGAGAAAGTGGTAAGCAAGATGCCAGGTGTTAATCAGGCCAACGTCAATTTTGCGCTGGAGACGGCCCGGGTGGAATTCAATCCCGCAGAGGTAAGCCTTAGCGATATTCAACAGCGTGTGGAGAAGCTCGGGTATCAGGCGGTTTCCAAACAGGAGACGCTTGATCAGGAAGGTCACCGCAAGGAGGCCATCACCAAGCAAAAGCGGAAGCTGCTCCTGTCGGCGATTCTGTCGCTGCCGCTGCTCTGGGCCATGGTGAGCCATTTCTCCTTCACCTCCTGGATCTGGATGCCGGATCTGTTCATGAACCCTTGGTTCCAGCTGATCCTGGCCACGCCAGTACAGTTTTTTATCGGAAAACAGTTCTACGTGGGAGCCTATAAGGCTCTCCGCAACAAAAGCGCCAATATGGACGTTCTGGTCGCGCTCGGTACCTCGGCAGCTTATTTCTACAGTCTGTATTTAACGATCGATTGGGCCGCTGCCGGAGCAAATGCACACCATGGGCCCGAAATGTACTATGAAACGAGTGCGGTGCTGATCACGCTGGTCATTATGGGGAAACTGTTTGAATCCCTGGCCAAAGGCCGTACCTCGGAGGCTATCAAAACCCTGATGGGGCTTCAAGCCAAAACGGCGCTGGTCGTTCGTGACGGTCAGGAGATGACTATCCCGGTGGAACAGGTCCTGGTGGGTGATCTTGTATTGGTGAAGCCGGGTGAGAAAATCCCGGTGGACGGTAAAGTGGTCGAGGGCACGTCGGCGGTAGATGAGTCGATGCTGACAGGTGAAAGCATTCCGGTTGAGAAAAAAGCGGGCGACGCCGTCATCGGCGCCACCATAAACAAGAACGGGCGCTTGACGCTTGAAGCGACGAAAGTGGGTAAAGAGACCGCTCTAGCGCAAATTATCAAGGTGGTTGAGGAAGCCCAAGGTTCCAAGGCTCCGATTCAGCGGGTCGCTGATGTCATCTCCGGCATCTTCGTTCCGATCGTGGTGGGCATTGCGATTGTTGCCTTCCTCGTATGGTACTTCTGGGTAACGCCTGGTAATTTCGCGCAATCGTTAGAAATTGCCATCGCGATTCTGGTTATTGCTTGTCCGTGTGCGTTGGGTCTGGCTACACCGACCTCGATCATGGCCGGGTCGGGCCGCGCTGCAGAACTGGGCGTTCTGTTCAAGGGCGGGGAGCATCTGGAGTCTACCCATAAAATCAACACGATTATTCTGGATAAAACAGGAACGGTAACAAAAGGGAAACCTGAGTTAACCGATGTGGAAGTTCATAACTTTGATCAAGAGCTGTTCCTTCGTCTGGTCGGATCAGCTGAGAAGAGTTCCGAGCATCCGCTTGCCGAAGCGATTGTGGCCGGGATTGAAGCAAAAGGAACGCGGCTTCCGGCTGCGGAGTATTTTGAAGCCATTCCAGGCTACGGCATCCGTGCCAGCGTGGAAGGACATGAGGTGCTGGTAGGCACACGTAAGCTGATGGCACAGCATAACGTGCCGATTGATTCGATCCTCGGCAGAATGTCGGAGCTTGAAACCGAGGGCAAGACTGCTATGCTGACGGCTGTAGACGGCCAATATGCAGGTCTTGTGGCTGTGGCAGATACGATCAAGGAGACGTCCCGTGCTGCCGTAGCGAGATTGAAAGAAATGGGCATTGAGGTCATTATGATTACCGGGGACAATGAACGCACGGCACAGGCCATCGCGAAGCAGGTTGGCATCGACCATGTGCGTGCCGAGGTTCTGCCGGAAGGCAAAGCGGATGAAGTGAAAAAGCTCCAGCAGCAGGGCAAGAAGGTCGCCATGGTGGGCGACGGCATTAACGATGCGCCGGCCCTTGCGGTTGCCGATATCGGCATGGCCATCGGCACAGGTACGGATGTGGCCATGGAAGCCGCTGACGTGACGCTGATGAAGGGCGACCTGAACAGCATTCCGGATGCCATCTACATGAGCCGCAAGACGATGAGCAATATCCGTCAGAACCTGTTCTGGGCGCTGGGTTATAACTCGCTTGGCATTCCGATTGCCGCCATCGGGCTTCTGGCACCTTGGGTGGCTGGGGCCGCCATGGCACTGAGCTCTGTATCGGTCGTGCTGAATGCCCTTCGCCTGCAGCGGATGAAGGTATAA
- a CDS encoding cation transporter has protein sequence MEQVTIKVEGMSCMHCVNSIEGALKNENIEGHVDLKAGTVSVKYDAGKINLDKIKEIIEEQGYNVV, from the coding sequence ATGGAACAGGTAACAATAAAAGTTGAAGGTATGTCTTGCATGCATTGCGTGAATTCCATTGAGGGAGCTTTAAAGAATGAGAACATCGAGGGACATGTGGATTTGAAGGCAGGCACGGTCTCCGTGAAATATGACGCAGGCAAAATCAACTTGGATAAAATCAAAGAAATTATCGAGGAACAAGGATATAACGTAGTTTAA
- a CDS encoding metal-sensitive transcriptional regulator, which translates to MTVEKHVHDACAVTSERKSHHSDKTKSNLVSRLNRIEGQIRGVKGLIEKDTYCDDVLNQISSIQSALNGVSKLLLEHHMKSCVVERLQEGDDEVITELLTTMNKLMK; encoded by the coding sequence ATGACAGTCGAGAAACATGTACATGATGCATGCGCAGTAACCAGTGAACGGAAGAGCCATCATTCCGATAAAACAAAAAGCAACCTCGTCAGCCGGTTGAACCGAATTGAAGGACAGATTCGCGGCGTGAAAGGCTTAATTGAGAAGGATACGTACTGTGACGATGTATTAAACCAGATCTCCTCGATTCAGTCGGCCTTGAACGGCGTCAGCAAATTGCTGCTTGAGCATCATATGAAGAGCTGTGTGGTGGAGCGCCTGCAGGAAGGCGACGATGAGGTTATAACCGAGTTGTTAACAACCATGAACAAGTTAATGAAATAA
- a CDS encoding alpha-glucuronidase family glycosyl hydrolase, whose translation MNSTLYKAWLQYAPIKDRELASGYSRLLGTIVADLQQSRVANAAMEELKRACQSMLGIVPVITSEAPSSFYFEVRISTSAEPGVGEIDGVDLGEDRSRMAAQLGAEGFQLEHSIQGQQEKLVLTGGSGKGVLYGVFHLLRLLASHQPLTGLKMTELPVNGLRMINQWDNADGSVERGYSGHSIFYENGRFTENLDRVRDYARLLASVGLNAISINNVNVHEIETKFITAEYLPTIAKVADIFREYGISLYLSINFAAPLHIGGVSTSDPLSEEVRQWWKDTADEIYDHIPDFGGFLVKADSEHRPGPFAYGRDHADGANMLAEALEPHGGLVIWRCFVYNCMQDWRDRSTDRARAAYDHFTPLDGRFKDNVLLQIKNGPMDFQVREPVSPLFGSMKETNQVLEFQVAQEYTGQQRHVCYLVPQWKEVLDFDTYANGSGSEVKKIVNGSLHDMKYSGIAAVSNIGNDENWTGHTLAQANLYGFGRLVWDPELSSEGIADEWTRLTFGNDDTVVHTVCDMLMQSWPIYESYTAPLGVGWMITPHTHYGPDVDGYEYSRWGTYHFADRDGMGVDRTVTSGTGYTAQYFGPNKARYDSLADCPDELLLFFHHVPYSHVLKSGKTVIQHIYDSHFGGAEAAAGLLEAWTSLEGKVDPERFVQVKERLTDQAEHAKHWRDVINTYFFRKSGVPDEQGRTIY comes from the coding sequence TTGAACAGCACTTTATATAAAGCGTGGCTGCAGTATGCGCCCATCAAGGACCGGGAGCTTGCCTCCGGATACAGCAGACTGCTCGGCACGATTGTAGCAGACCTGCAGCAGTCGCGGGTTGCGAACGCCGCCATGGAGGAACTGAAGAGGGCGTGCCAATCCATGCTGGGTATTGTCCCGGTCATCACGTCCGAGGCCCCGTCTTCATTTTACTTCGAGGTGCGCATCTCGACATCAGCCGAACCCGGCGTGGGAGAAATAGATGGAGTCGACTTAGGCGAGGACAGGAGCCGGATGGCAGCCCAGCTAGGCGCAGAAGGCTTTCAGCTGGAGCATTCAATACAAGGGCAGCAGGAAAAGCTGGTACTGACCGGTGGATCGGGCAAAGGTGTATTATATGGGGTGTTTCATTTATTGAGATTGCTGGCCTCCCACCAACCGTTAACCGGTTTGAAGATGACCGAGCTACCAGTGAATGGACTGCGGATGATCAATCAATGGGACAATGCCGACGGCTCGGTGGAACGCGGGTACTCGGGCCACTCGATTTTTTACGAAAACGGACGGTTCACCGAAAATCTGGATCGCGTAAGAGACTACGCCCGCTTATTGGCTTCCGTGGGATTGAATGCCATCTCCATTAATAACGTCAATGTGCATGAGATCGAGACGAAGTTCATTACCGCGGAATATTTGCCGACGATTGCGAAGGTCGCGGATATCTTCCGGGAATATGGCATTTCATTGTACTTGAGCATTAACTTTGCGGCTCCGCTGCATATCGGCGGCGTATCGACCTCCGATCCGCTGAGCGAAGAGGTTCGACAGTGGTGGAAGGATACGGCGGATGAGATTTATGATCATATCCCGGACTTCGGCGGCTTCCTGGTGAAGGCGGATTCGGAGCATCGCCCCGGCCCGTTTGCCTATGGAAGGGACCATGCCGATGGCGCCAATATGCTCGCTGAGGCCTTGGAGCCGCATGGCGGGCTCGTCATCTGGCGCTGCTTCGTATACAACTGCATGCAGGATTGGCGCGATCGCAGCACAGACCGAGCGCGGGCGGCCTATGATCATTTTACCCCGCTGGACGGCAGGTTTAAGGACAATGTGCTGCTGCAGATTAAGAACGGGCCCATGGACTTTCAAGTGCGGGAACCGGTGTCGCCGCTGTTCGGCAGCATGAAAGAGACCAATCAAGTGCTGGAGTTTCAGGTCGCCCAGGAATATACGGGGCAGCAGCGCCACGTATGCTATTTGGTGCCGCAGTGGAAAGAGGTGCTGGATTTCGATACCTATGCGAATGGGTCGGGGTCCGAGGTGAAGAAGATCGTGAACGGTTCGCTGCACGACATGAAATACAGCGGGATCGCCGCCGTTTCCAACATCGGAAATGATGAGAACTGGACGGGGCACACCTTGGCACAGGCGAATCTGTATGGCTTCGGACGTCTGGTCTGGGATCCGGAATTGTCCTCCGAGGGGATCGCGGATGAATGGACGAGGCTGACCTTCGGCAATGACGACACGGTGGTCCACACAGTATGTGACATGCTGATGCAATCGTGGCCGATCTATGAAAGCTATACCGCCCCGCTCGGGGTGGGCTGGATGATTACGCCGCATACGCATTACGGTCCGGATGTGGACGGCTATGAATATTCAAGGTGGGGCACGTACCATTTCGCCGATCGGGACGGGATGGGCGTCGATCGCACGGTGACATCGGGTACAGGCTATACCGCGCAGTATTTCGGGCCGAATAAGGCCCGATATGATTCACTGGCGGATTGTCCTGACGAGCTGCTGCTGTTCTTCCATCATGTGCCGTATTCCCATGTGCTGAAATCCGGCAAAACGGTGATTCAGCATATCTATGACTCACATTTTGGCGGGGCGGAAGCAGCGGCAGGACTGCTTGAGGCCTGGACCTCATTGGAAGGAAAGGTCGATCCGGAGCGCTTCGTTCAAGTGAAGGAGCGGCTCACGGATCAAGCCGAGCATGCGAAGCATTGGCGGGATGTGATCAACACGTATTTCTTCCGTAAATCTGGTGTGCCGGATGAACAGGGGCGGACGATATATTAA
- a CDS encoding endo-1,4-beta-xylanase, with the protein MSNTQRSEPRLKEMFADDFLIGAAVNPRTIETQEELLSYHFNSITAENEMKFVSVHPAEDTYTFEDADRLAAFARKHGMKMRGHTLVWHNQTTDWLFEDKNGNLVDKATLYQRLKSHTDTVVKRYKGDIYAWDVVNEVIADEGAELLRPSKWLDIAGPEFISKAFEYAHEADPAALLFYNDYNESHPHKRDKIHTLVKSLLDQGTPIHGIGLQAHWNLYDPALDDIRSAIEKYASLGLQLQLTELDVSMFRFEDKRKDLTEAPEELLEAQAKRYEAMFGILKEYRDHITSVTFWGAADDYTWLDNFPVRGRKNWPFLFDERHQPKPAFHRLVEHMVKV; encoded by the coding sequence ATGTCTAACACGCAGCGAAGTGAACCCAGGCTGAAGGAAATGTTCGCGGATGACTTTCTCATTGGAGCAGCCGTGAACCCGCGGACGATCGAAACGCAGGAGGAATTGCTATCCTATCATTTCAACAGCATCACGGCGGAAAATGAAATGAAGTTTGTCAGCGTGCACCCGGCGGAGGATACGTATACGTTCGAGGATGCGGACCGGCTTGCCGCTTTCGCCCGCAAGCATGGAATGAAGATGCGCGGCCATACACTGGTATGGCATAACCAAACAACCGATTGGCTGTTCGAAGACAAGAACGGGAACCTGGTGGATAAAGCCACGCTGTACCAACGGTTAAAGTCGCATACCGACACGGTCGTAAAGCGGTACAAGGGCGATATTTACGCCTGGGACGTTGTCAACGAAGTAATTGCGGATGAAGGCGCCGAACTTCTCCGTCCGTCCAAGTGGCTGGACATTGCGGGTCCGGAGTTCATCTCCAAGGCATTCGAGTATGCTCATGAAGCCGACCCGGCGGCGTTGTTGTTCTATAACGATTACAATGAGTCCCACCCGCACAAGCGGGACAAAATCCATACGCTGGTCAAGTCGCTGCTGGATCAAGGAACGCCGATCCATGGCATAGGATTGCAGGCGCACTGGAATCTGTACGATCCGGCTCTTGATGATATCCGCTCCGCGATCGAGAAGTATGCATCGCTCGGCCTGCAGCTTCAACTCACCGAGCTCGATGTATCGATGTTCCGGTTTGAAGACAAGCGGAAGGATCTGACCGAAGCACCGGAAGAACTTCTGGAGGCTCAAGCCAAGCGGTATGAGGCGATGTTTGGCATTCTGAAGGAGTACCGGGATCATATTACGTCCGTTACCTTCTGGGGAGCTGCCGACGATTACACTTGGCTGGACAATTTCCCGGTACGGGGGCGGAAGAATTGGCCCTTCCTGTTCGATGAGCGGCATCAGCCGAAACCGGCGTTTCATCGCTTGGTGGAGCATATGGTCAAGGTGTAA
- a CDS encoding carbohydrate ABC transporter permease — protein sequence MAKISDSPRAHARFKSPADRLFDTFNIMFMICLMIVTLYPFINTLAVSFNHATDSVKGGIYLWPRDFTWENYKYVFNEATIFHATFISVLRTLIGTITSVFCCAMVAYTISRPEYVLRKFVSIAFILTMYFSGGLIPNFLLIRELGMLGTFSVYIIPGLIGVFNVIVIRSFIEGLPEGILESARIDGAGEFTTFMKIVLPLCVPVLATVSLFTAVSQWNSWFDVFLYNSSYSELSTLQYELMKILQNSNSSLNSGNDYASQFASSESGANQVTPTSIRATMTIVASVPIILVYPFLQKYFVQGMTLGGVKG from the coding sequence ATGGCGAAGATTTCAGATTCACCACGGGCCCACGCCCGGTTCAAGTCTCCCGCGGACCGGTTATTCGATACCTTTAACATTATGTTCATGATCTGTCTCATGATTGTCACGTTGTACCCGTTCATTAATACGCTCGCGGTTTCCTTCAACCATGCGACGGATTCGGTAAAAGGCGGCATTTATTTATGGCCGCGGGATTTCACGTGGGAGAATTATAAATATGTATTTAACGAGGCCACGATATTCCACGCTACCTTCATCTCGGTTTTGCGTACGTTGATCGGTACGATCACTTCCGTATTCTGCTGTGCTATGGTGGCCTATACCATCAGCCGTCCGGAATATGTGCTGCGCAAATTCGTATCGATTGCCTTCATCTTGACGATGTATTTCAGCGGCGGTTTGATTCCGAACTTCCTGTTGATTCGCGAATTGGGCATGCTGGGGACCTTCTCGGTGTACATCATTCCGGGTCTGATCGGCGTGTTTAACGTTATCGTCATCCGTTCCTTCATTGAAGGACTGCCGGAGGGAATTCTGGAATCGGCCCGGATCGACGGCGCCGGTGAATTCACGACGTTCATGAAAATCGTGCTTCCGCTATGCGTGCCCGTACTTGCTACGGTATCGCTGTTTACGGCGGTATCCCAGTGGAACTCCTGGTTTGACGTATTCTTGTATAACTCTTCATACAGCGAGCTTAGCACCCTGCAGTATGAGTTGATGAAAATACTCCAGAATTCCAACTCCTCGCTGAATTCGGGCAACGACTATGCAAGCCAGTTTGCAAGCTCGGAAAGCGGCGCGAACCAGGTCACCCCGACCTCTATACGGGCAACGATGACCATTGTGGCCAGCGTGCCGATCATTCTGGTGTATCCGTTCCTGCAAAAATACTTCGTGCAAGGGATGACCCTTGGCGGGGTGAAAGGGTAA
- a CDS encoding ABC transporter permease has protein sequence MDKANPIGPAETTALRETPAVSKGFFNKQRKNNTGLNNKPPSGEKSFFQKLLQQKALVFMSIPFLIWLFVFKYLPLWGWTIAFQDFKPAKKIFDQEWVGLQHFTFLFQDEHFLRVMRNTLAMSFINLVLGFVTAIVLAILLNELRNLMFKRVVQTISYLPHFISWVVAASIISTALSADGGIINELLMWFGIIKEPILWLGEGEYFWGILGVSEVWKNVGWNTIIYLAAMTMIDPSQYEAAEIDGAGRFQRIWNITLPGLKPVFIILLIMNIGNLLESGFEPQYLLGNGMNVDYSENLDIFVLKYGIQMGNFSLSIAAGMFKTVVSFILLFTANHIAKRLGEDRLF, from the coding sequence GTGGATAAGGCGAACCCGATTGGACCTGCAGAGACGACGGCGCTACGTGAAACGCCGGCGGTATCGAAAGGTTTCTTCAATAAACAACGGAAAAACAATACTGGTTTGAACAATAAACCGCCATCAGGCGAAAAAAGCTTCTTCCAGAAGCTGCTGCAGCAGAAGGCGCTGGTCTTCATGTCGATCCCTTTTTTGATATGGTTGTTTGTCTTTAAGTACCTGCCGCTATGGGGCTGGACCATCGCGTTTCAGGATTTTAAACCGGCCAAGAAGATATTCGATCAGGAATGGGTAGGCTTGCAGCATTTTACCTTTCTGTTTCAGGACGAACACTTCCTCCGGGTCATGCGCAACACGCTCGCTATGAGTTTTATCAACCTTGTCTTAGGTTTTGTTACGGCGATTGTGTTAGCGATCCTGCTCAATGAGCTGCGTAATTTGATGTTCAAACGGGTCGTGCAGACGATCAGTTATTTGCCCCATTTCATCTCTTGGGTTGTGGCAGCGAGCATTATTTCGACGGCTCTGTCCGCAGACGGCGGGATTATCAATGAACTCCTCATGTGGTTCGGGATTATTAAGGAACCGATCTTATGGCTTGGGGAAGGGGAATATTTCTGGGGAATACTCGGTGTTTCGGAAGTATGGAAGAATGTCGGCTGGAACACCATTATATATTTGGCAGCCATGACGATGATCGATCCCTCGCAGTACGAGGCGGCGGAAATCGATGGCGCCGGACGCTTTCAACGGATCTGGAACATTACCTTGCCGGGTCTAAAGCCAGTATTCATCATCCTGCTGATCATGAATATCGGCAACCTGCTCGAATCCGGCTTTGAACCGCAATATTTGCTTGGTAACGGCATGAACGTGGATTATTCCGAGAACCTGGATATTTTCGTGCTGAAATACGGTATTCAGATGGGCAACTTCTCGCTCTCGATTGCAGCCGGCATGTTCAAGACGGTCGTCAGCTTCATACTCTTGTTCACGGCCAACCATATCGCGAAGAGACTGGGCGAAGATCGATTGTTCTAA
- a CDS encoding ABC transporter substrate-binding protein, whose translation MNKKFWVSCLTVVMMVSLLAACGGGKEAADNAPAAGGEGVKKEEKVTFTYFNSAAGKDKNTNETTIGKIFEDQTGVNFKMEHLVGDENTKVGTFIASNDYPDVIVPGSSIDKLVGAGAFIPLNDLIDKYGPNIKRVYEPYYNLMKADDGNIYFLPLSAVVGEYTSAPNIEQGAFWIQRRVLKEAGYPKIKTFDEYLNLIRDYVKKHPEEGLTGYLALTTQDKFFALTNAPMHLAGYPNDGGIIIDMETHVANDYADDDITKRYLQELNKLNAEGLFDKSSFVDNYDQYLAKLTSGKVLGFFDYRWQVGQAMNNLRETANKSGNDDLEYMALPIVYDENTKDQYLDPPSFVNNRGVGISVSAKDPERIVKYFNNLLTDENQILSNWGIKDETYSVDENGRFYRTEEQIAQTNTEAFRESFGFKYFEYNWPRYGNGSTLSDGNSVGAGRQPEVAKMSYSEPDKKLLEAYDIDSFSQLFAAPDDRPWYPAWSIPIDQGSPAQIFTQKKSDLQRKYFPKLVLANPAEFDGIWNEYVGEFSKLDVKGYEDLITEEVAKKIANAQGQ comes from the coding sequence ATGAACAAGAAATTTTGGGTAAGCTGTCTGACCGTGGTTATGATGGTATCGCTTCTGGCGGCTTGCGGCGGCGGTAAAGAGGCAGCGGATAACGCACCGGCCGCCGGCGGCGAAGGCGTGAAGAAAGAAGAGAAGGTCACCTTCACCTATTTCAACTCCGCAGCAGGTAAAGACAAAAATACGAACGAAACCACCATCGGTAAAATTTTCGAAGACCAAACCGGCGTGAATTTTAAAATGGAGCATTTGGTAGGAGACGAGAACACCAAGGTGGGAACATTCATTGCCAGCAACGATTATCCCGATGTGATTGTGCCGGGGAGCTCGATCGATAAGCTGGTCGGGGCGGGCGCCTTCATTCCGCTCAATGACCTGATCGATAAGTACGGCCCTAACATCAAGCGTGTGTACGAGCCGTATTACAATCTGATGAAAGCCGATGACGGCAACATTTACTTCCTCCCGTTAAGTGCGGTTGTAGGAGAGTACACGTCGGCTCCCAATATCGAGCAAGGAGCCTTCTGGATTCAGCGCCGCGTCCTGAAGGAAGCGGGTTACCCGAAAATCAAGACCTTCGACGAGTACCTGAACCTGATTCGCGATTACGTGAAGAAGCATCCGGAGGAAGGCTTGACCGGATATCTGGCACTGACGACGCAGGATAAATTTTTTGCCCTGACCAATGCCCCGATGCACTTGGCCGGTTATCCGAACGATGGCGGCATCATCATCGACATGGAGACTCACGTAGCGAATGATTACGCTGACGACGACATTACGAAGCGTTACCTGCAGGAGCTGAACAAGCTGAATGCGGAAGGCCTGTTCGATAAATCCTCTTTCGTGGACAATTATGATCAATACCTTGCCAAGCTGACTTCCGGTAAGGTGCTCGGCTTCTTCGACTATAGATGGCAGGTAGGCCAGGCGATGAACAACTTGCGCGAAACAGCCAATAAATCGGGTAACGACGATCTCGAATATATGGCGCTGCCGATCGTATACGACGAGAATACCAAGGATCAATATCTGGATCCGCCATCCTTTGTGAACAACCGCGGCGTAGGGATTTCCGTCAGCGCGAAGGATCCGGAACGCATTGTGAAGTATTTCAACAACCTGCTGACGGACGAGAACCAAATTCTGTCGAACTGGGGCATCAAGGACGAGACGTATTCCGTAGATGAGAACGGCCGCTTCTACCGTACGGAAGAGCAGATTGCACAGACCAATACGGAAGCCTTCCGCGAGTCCTTCGGCTTCAAGTACTTTGAATACAACTGGCCTCGTTACGGCAACGGTTCTACGCTTTCTGACGGTAATTCCGTGGGTGCAGGACGCCAGCCTGAGGTTGCGAAAATGTCTTACTCCGAACCGGACAAGAAATTGCTTGAAGCATACGACATCGATTCCTTCTCGCAGCTGTTTGCGGCACCGGACGACCGTCCATGGTATCCGGCTTGGAGCATTCCGATCGATCAGGGGTCACCGGCCCAAATCTTCACGCAGAAGAAAAGCGATTTGCAGCGTAAATACTTTCCGAAACTGGTTCTTGCCAACCCTGCGGAGTTTGACGGCATATGGAACGAATACGTGGGCGAGTTCAGCAAGCTGGACGTGAAGGGATATGAGGATCTGATCACTGAGGAAGTAGCCAAGAAAATCGCAAATGCCCAAGGACAATAA